The proteins below are encoded in one region of Candidatus Moraniibacteriota bacterium:
- the xseA gene encoding exodeoxyribonuclease VII large subunit has translation MAILQELRRWRDTQARTEGVETFRVFPNAVLQALSDTLPQNKEEMLCIKGLKEAKFRKYGSVLLKIIQERTGGDERMVNASDIEDNGYKISDARKKIGNKEKKGNLSIQEDQLSGINYPASDTLSVSQFLDGLNMELSGMASRVQGEVSSVDERERVVYFTIKDSKDESTLNCLIFRFQYDVSGVKIAIGDEIIVEGVPDIYKPSGRLSMKVGVIELSGVGALQKAYEALKLKFEQEGLFALERKRVLPAFPERIALITSEQGAAIGDFTMNLGAQGFHVTFFPTSVEGKKAVFEIMNAIKYFNTHPEKYDVLVIVRGGGSLESLQAFNNEVLVRAVAMSHIPTLLGVGHERDVTLAALVSDVMVSTPTATAKELRLHFDEARQLVRHFETHLPMLFSQNLTLIQKTLEDEGLHLLSYLEHFRTLVTTLHQDLKERLFLVQSTIERKKELLNQGRKSLYQGMTALLKQSEETLLHQSERLAQYDPMNVLKLGYSLVRQGIRVVKKSCDVKIGDILSVQLSRGKVTAKVEEIFE, from the coding sequence ATGGCTATTTTACAGGAATTGAGAAGATGGAGAGATACACAAGCACGTACCGAGGGCGTGGAAACTTTTCGTGTGTTTCCGAATGCTGTCTTGCAGGCTCTCTCTGATACATTGCCTCAGAATAAGGAAGAAATGCTCTGTATCAAGGGCTTGAAAGAGGCAAAATTTCGGAAATATGGGAGTGTTTTATTGAAGATTATCCAAGAACGAACGGGTGGTGATGAGAGAATGGTGAATGCTTCGGACATCGAAGATAATGGATACAAGATAAGTGATGCAAGAAAAAAAATCGGAAACAAAGAAAAAAAAGGAAACCTTTCTATTCAAGAAGATCAATTATCAGGCATCAATTATCCTGCATCTGATACCCTCTCGGTCAGTCAGTTTCTCGATGGGCTCAATATGGAGCTCTCGGGTATGGCCTCGCGTGTGCAAGGAGAAGTATCGAGTGTCGATGAGCGAGAACGAGTGGTGTATTTTACCATCAAAGACAGTAAGGACGAGAGCACACTCAATTGTCTTATTTTTCGTTTCCAATACGATGTTTCCGGGGTGAAAATAGCTATTGGAGACGAGATTATCGTCGAGGGGGTACCGGATATCTATAAACCGAGCGGACGTCTCTCAATGAAAGTGGGAGTGATCGAGCTTTCTGGAGTTGGTGCTCTCCAAAAAGCGTATGAAGCCCTGAAGCTTAAATTTGAACAAGAAGGACTCTTCGCTCTCGAACGAAAACGTGTGTTGCCAGCATTTCCGGAACGTATCGCGCTTATTACATCAGAACAGGGGGCGGCTATTGGTGACTTCACGATGAACTTGGGAGCCCAGGGATTTCATGTGACATTTTTCCCGACGAGTGTGGAAGGCAAGAAAGCGGTTTTTGAAATAATGAATGCCATCAAATACTTCAATACGCATCCGGAGAAATATGATGTGCTCGTGATCGTTCGTGGCGGAGGGAGTCTCGAGAGTCTGCAAGCTTTCAATAATGAAGTTCTTGTTCGTGCAGTGGCGATGTCTCACATACCAACACTCCTCGGCGTAGGTCATGAACGAGATGTGACACTCGCAGCACTCGTCTCGGACGTGATGGTATCGACACCGACTGCCACTGCCAAGGAACTTCGTCTGCATTTTGATGAAGCACGACAACTCGTAAGACATTTCGAGACACATCTCCCGATGCTTTTTTCTCAGAATCTCACTCTGATACAAAAAACACTCGAGGATGAGGGTCTCCATCTCCTTTCATATCTTGAACATTTCCGTACACTCGTGACGACCTTGCATCAGGATTTGAAAGAGCGACTTTTCCTCGTCCAATCGACGATAGAACGAAAAAAAGAACTCCTCAATCAAGGAAGAAAAAGCCTCTATCAAGGCATGACAGCACTTCTGAAACAATCAGAAGAAACGCTCCTCCATCAGAGTGAACGTCTCGCGCAGTACGATCCGATGAATGTTCTCAAGCTCGGATACAGTCTGGTACGTCAGGGGATACGAGTGGTGAAGAAAAGTTGTGATGTGAAGATCGGTGATATACTTTCTGTACAACTCAGTCGAGGAAAAGTGACCGCAAAAGTAGAAGAAATATTCGAATAA
- a CDS encoding DsbA family protein, protein MEGEIVSSQEEKQKGKKFGSDALLLSGAVLLTGLIIAGSVILGTEKLSKVLANLSISAPKADIGTQQQQPDEPTVTMDQIQGLFNGKNITFGKKNAKVVFVEFSDPSCPYCNIAAGQNPNLNKSAGPQFTMVKDGGKYVAPVPEMKKLVDAGKASFVWVYANGHGNGEMGTKALYCGFEKKKFWEVHDLLMSEAGYNLMNNDVKNDKSKAGVIAEFLKSAVKPGDMQSCLESGKYDGRIAEDSAIATTFGMSGTPKFFVNTENFKGAYSFTDMQSVVDKYLK, encoded by the coding sequence ATGGAAGGAGAAATTGTATCTTCTCAAGAAGAGAAACAAAAAGGAAAGAAATTTGGTTCTGACGCCTTGCTTCTTTCAGGAGCAGTGCTTTTGACAGGACTTATCATTGCTGGATCAGTTATTCTTGGGACAGAAAAATTATCCAAAGTATTGGCGAATTTATCAATATCTGCACCAAAAGCTGATATCGGAACACAACAGCAACAACCGGACGAACCAACGGTGACTATGGACCAGATACAAGGACTGTTTAATGGAAAAAATATCACGTTTGGCAAAAAGAATGCCAAAGTAGTTTTTGTCGAATTTAGTGATCCGAGCTGTCCATACTGCAATATCGCTGCTGGACAAAATCCAAATTTGAACAAATCGGCTGGCCCACAATTCACTATGGTGAAAGACGGTGGAAAATATGTGGCTCCAGTACCAGAAATGAAGAAGCTTGTAGACGCAGGAAAGGCGAGTTTTGTCTGGGTCTACGCGAATGGACACGGAAATGGCGAAATGGGTACCAAAGCTCTCTATTGTGGATTTGAAAAGAAGAAGTTCTGGGAAGTCCATGACTTACTCATGAGTGAAGCAGGGTATAACCTGATGAACAATGATGTCAAGAATGACAAGTCGAAAGCAGGTGTGATCGCAGAGTTCCTGAAGAGTGCGGTGAAGCCAGGCGATATGCAATCATGTCTCGAAAGTGGCAAATATGATGGCCGTATCGCAGAAGACAGTGCTATTGCAACCACTTTTGGTATGAGTGGTACCCCAAAGTTTTTTGTAAACACGGAGAATTTCAAAGGTGCTTATAGTTTCACGGATATGCAATCGGTCGTCGACAAATATCTGAAATAG
- a CDS encoding exodeoxyribonuclease VII small subunit, with amino-acid sequence MSKVNLSESLKKVQEIIAWFDNQEEVDVEKGLEKIKEGTVLIKESRTRLKEIENEFEVVKKELEKE; translated from the coding sequence ATGTCAAAAGTAAATCTCAGTGAATCGCTGAAAAAGGTGCAAGAAATCATCGCTTGGTTCGATAATCAGGAAGAAGTGGATGTCGAAAAAGGCCTCGAAAAAATCAAGGAAGGTACTGTCCTCATCAAAGAGAGCCGTACCCGTCTCAAAGAAATCGAAAACGAATTCGAAGTAGTCAAAAAAGAACTTGAAAAAGAATAA
- a CDS encoding ferric reductase-like transmembrane domain-containing protein, with protein sequence MIITFLKFIDPVVLMIFRFHDMLCDFLAQHFLWIKKLLLIIAFLSLIFIIFPEMRKDFGSYAEGMLLGILFLGPLSKIFRMRLLSQLMGLRREFGIMMGCFALVHGVAYFVDPLSFSLDIAPYLNAHFFSMHPLFYFGILALIFTLPLLLTSNTSSIRLLGGKNWKRLHRLVYIILITMLLHIFFLKAGSHGYDIFELLQPFFIVLGYILLKLLAWKNFLPFLREIIVYISEKYDEYHTSHAVTLL encoded by the coding sequence ATGATCATTACGTTTCTCAAATTTATCGATCCTGTAGTATTGATGATATTCCGTTTCCATGATATGCTGTGTGATTTTCTTGCACAGCACTTTCTATGGATCAAAAAATTATTGCTTATTATTGCTTTTCTGAGCCTTATTTTCATTATTTTTCCCGAGATGAGAAAAGACTTTGGTAGTTATGCAGAGGGAATGCTTCTGGGCATTCTCTTTCTTGGCCCACTCTCGAAGATTTTTCGAATGAGACTACTCTCACAATTGATGGGACTCAGGCGAGAATTTGGTATCATGATGGGATGCTTTGCTCTTGTCCACGGCGTGGCTTATTTCGTTGATCCGCTCTCCTTTTCTCTAGACATTGCGCCGTATCTGAATGCCCATTTTTTCTCTATGCACCCATTGTTTTATTTTGGTATTTTGGCGCTCATTTTTACTCTCCCACTACTCCTTACGTCTAATACTTCGAGTATCCGTCTCTTGGGTGGGAAGAATTGGAAGAGGCTTCATCGCCTGGTCTATATTATTTTGATCACAATGCTTCTCCACATTTTCTTTCTCAAGGCCGGGAGTCACGGATATGATATTTTTGAGTTGCTCCAACCTTTTTTCATTGTCCTCGGATACATTTTGCTCAAATTGCTGGCTTGGAAGAATTTCCTCCCTTTTTTAAGAGAAATCATTGTCTATATAAGCGAGAAATATGATGAGTACCATACATCACATGCTGTGACTTTATTGTAA
- a CDS encoding glutaredoxin, which translates to MMNFLGKKILYTLAFWSLVFIPMEVFASETSSVAEGKVLIEMFERQDCAHCQKEKVYLEKLQEQRDDIEVRFLDIETKDGKNLYDRFTEAQQLSKATPITVIGVTVLQGFDTEETTGVRIEKLIKANKGTDLVGIEGLLSGISSDATEKVGEICEGDVCVLPAEEPFFVTLPFTNKTLDVMQYSLPVLSGVLGLIDGFNPCAMWVLVTFLLVLVQMGSRRRMWTVAGLFIIAEAVMYYLILNIWFTTWDFVGLDRFITPIVGIVSIGGGLFFLYEWHKSDGTCQVVNLEGRVKISGRIKKLASEPFTWLTAIGVIALAFSVNVIEFACSIGIPQAFTKIIQMNDLNFLQTQWYMALYILFYMVDDFLVFGLALWGFEKLHLTQAYSKWSNLIGGILMLILGYLLIFHPTVLRFL; encoded by the coding sequence ATGATGAATTTCTTAGGAAAAAAAATACTATACACTCTTGCATTTTGGAGTTTGGTTTTTATCCCGATGGAAGTATTCGCATCTGAAACATCGAGTGTAGCAGAAGGAAAAGTCCTGATCGAAATGTTTGAACGACAGGATTGCGCTCACTGTCAGAAAGAGAAAGTCTATCTCGAAAAATTGCAGGAACAAAGAGATGACATCGAAGTACGTTTTCTTGATATAGAAACGAAAGATGGAAAAAATCTCTATGATCGTTTTACGGAAGCTCAGCAACTTTCGAAAGCTACTCCTATTACCGTTATTGGCGTGACAGTTCTGCAGGGTTTTGATACAGAGGAAACGACAGGAGTTCGTATAGAAAAGCTTATTAAAGCGAATAAAGGTACAGATCTTGTTGGGATAGAAGGACTGTTATCCGGAATATCGAGTGATGCGACAGAAAAGGTTGGAGAAATCTGTGAGGGCGATGTTTGTGTCCTGCCAGCAGAAGAACCCTTTTTTGTTACTCTTCCATTTACCAATAAGACGCTCGATGTGATGCAGTATTCCCTCCCTGTACTTTCAGGTGTTTTAGGACTGATCGATGGATTTAATCCATGTGCGATGTGGGTCTTGGTGACATTTCTTCTCGTGCTGGTACAGATGGGGTCTCGTCGGCGTATGTGGACTGTCGCTGGACTCTTTATTATTGCGGAGGCCGTGATGTATTATCTTATTTTGAATATATGGTTTACAACGTGGGATTTTGTAGGACTTGATCGTTTTATTACCCCGATAGTTGGTATTGTTTCGATCGGAGGAGGATTGTTTTTTCTGTACGAATGGCACAAGTCTGATGGAACATGTCAGGTGGTTAATCTCGAGGGGCGAGTGAAAATTTCTGGACGAATCAAAAAACTCGCAAGTGAACCATTCACGTGGTTGACAGCGATTGGCGTGATTGCTCTCGCTTTTTCGGTCAACGTGATCGAATTTGCCTGCTCCATAGGTATTCCACAGGCTTTTACAAAAATTATTCAAATGAACGATTTGAATTTCTTGCAGACACAGTGGTATATGGCTCTCTATATTCTTTTTTATATGGTTGATGATTTTCTTGTTTTTGGATTGGCTCTTTGGGGCTTCGAGAAACTTCATCTCACACAAGCGTATTCCAAATGGTCCAATTTGATTGGAGGCATACTCATGCTTATTCTCGGATATCTCCTTATTTTTCATCCAACAGTACTTCGTTTTTTGTAG